A stretch of the Cheilinus undulatus linkage group 11, ASM1832078v1, whole genome shotgun sequence genome encodes the following:
- the LOC121517354 gene encoding hepatitis A virus cellular receptor 1 homolog, with product MMFCRNDCDEEILVQTDGVRASSGRYSIQYEESVSMIYVSITNLRESDSGKYKCYLERGLAPDSSETFELRVIEAETPSTSTLMATQNPNTSGVTTPSSLSSETTKSLQQTSASGIPLYMRLVLVVIFITSSAAVMIVVRMRTRKDPDEQPEYINITEMNRVNEEVREDRRESRA from the exons ATGATGTTTTGTAGGAATGACTGTGATGAAGAGATTCTTGTTCAAACAGATGGTGTCAGAGCTTCAAGTGGCAGATACAGCATTCAATATGAAGAATCTGTTTCAATGATCTATGTGAGCATCACAAATCTGAGAGAGTCTGACTCTGGAAAGTACAAATGTTATTTGGAGAGAGGGTTGGCTCCAGATTCAAGTGAGACGTTTGAGCTCAGAGTCATTGAAG CAGAGACTCCATCGACCTCCACACTGATGGCAACACAGAACCCAAACACCTCAGGTGTCACCACACCTTCATCACTCTCCTCTGAGACCACCAAGTCTCTGCAGCAGACATCAGCTTCAG GTATTCCTCTCTACATGCGTCTGGTTCTGGTCGTCATATTCATCACGTCATCAGCAGCTGTGATGATAGTCGTCAGGATGAGGACCAGAAAAG ACCCTGATGAGCAGCCAGAGTACATTAACATCACTGAG ATGAACCGAGTGAATGAGGAGGTCAGAGAGGACAGACGAGAGAGTCGAGCTTaa